The proteins below are encoded in one region of Accipiter gentilis chromosome 12, bAccGen1.1, whole genome shotgun sequence:
- the LOC126045004 gene encoding alpha-fetoprotein-like isoform X2 encodes MNQAHLRPLPKSDSMNWRTIIYVILLVSLTVVKALPRSYRDIEEKTSIGQRFSQLQENNFKAIAMIMFAQYVQGSTFVKAVKMAEDVTDLAKRCAAAARDNPDCLKPLDRIFLDTICQDKNLPRFTDCCAKMDPERNDCFLSLKNSSRGFISPFERPNAEAACKNHSQRQHPLTGYFIYEVSRRHPFLYAPTILSVAIRYDEMMKNCCGSAEHPTHNLEECFRRQAPKVVKPVKEDGLRQEHTCGILKKFGERTLKALKLAQISQKFPKADFATVNKLVMDIANMHKDCCRGDMLDCMHDREEILHYVCTNQDTLSSKIKTCCEKPLLQRSECIVNAENDDKPVDLSPHIREFIEDKGICERFAQEKDTHLARFLYEYSRRHPEFSAQMLLRIGKGYEDLLKECCKTGAPDNCRSRGEEELKKHIYETESVMKTSCDIYKEKGDYYFQNELLMSFTKKMPQLTSAELIKFTKQMTTIGSKCCQLSQDKLLPCAEENLDLVLGEICRRHLTDPINPGVCHCCSSSYALRRPCMGKLEIDENYVPLTLTPGLFTFHEDLCTTEEEKLQHKKQEMLINLIKYKPQITQEQLTAVTAAFTGMREQCCKEENRETCFVKEGPELIKRSEKMLSA; translated from the exons ATGAACCAAGCTCATCTCAGGCCCCTGCCAAAATCTGACAGCATGAATTGGAGAACAataatttatgttattttattggTGAGCCTTACTGTAGTCAAAGCCCTGCCTAGAAGTTATCGGGACATAG aggaaaaaaccagcattgGCCAACGTTTTTCTCAGCTGCAGGAGAATAATTTTAAAGCCAT TGCCATGATCATGTTTGCTCAGTACGTGCAAGGAAGCACATTTGTCAAAGCAGTTAAAATGGCTGAAGATGTCACAGACCTTGCCAAAaggtgtgctgctgcagccagagacAACCCGGATTGTCTGAAGCCTTTG GACAGGATTTTCCTCGATACAATATGCCAGGACAAAAATCTTCCCAGGTTTACTGACTGCTGTGCTAAAATGGATCCTGAAAGAAATGACTGCTTCCTCTCCCTTAAAAATTCATCGCGAGGGTTCATTTCTCCTTTTGAAAGGCCAAATGCTGAAGCTGCCTGCAAAAATCATTCACAGCGTCAACATCCATTAACAGGATA TTTTATCTACGAGGTTTCTAGAAGGCATCCTTTCCTCTATGCCCCAACCATCCTTTCTGTTGCTATCCGGTATGACGAGATGATGAAAAACTGCTGCGGAAGTGCTGAACACCCCACTCATAACCTGGAGGAATGCTTTCGGAGACAG GCACCAAAGGTGGTAAAGCCAGTAAAAGAAGATGGCCTGAGGCAGGAACACACATGTGGAATCTTGAAGAAGTTTGGAGAAAGGACCTTAAAGGCTCT GAAACTTGCTCAGATAAGCCAAAAATTCCCTAAAGCTGATTTTGCTACTGTTAACAAACTTGTGATGGATATTGCTAACATGCACAAGGACTGCTGTCGTGGAGATATGCTGGACTGTATGCATGATAGG GAAGAGATTCTACACTACGTCTGCACAAACCAGGACACCCTGTCAAGTAAAATTAAGACATGCTGTGAAAAGCCTCTGTTACAAAGAAGTGAATGCATAGTTAATGCAGAAAATGATGACAAACCTGTAGACTTGTCCCCCCACATCAGGGAGTTTATAGAAGACAAAGGAATATGCGAACGTTTTGCCCAGGAGAAAGACACACACTTAGCCAG GTTTCTGTATGAATATTCCAGGAGACACCCTGAATTTTCTGCTCAGATGCTTTTAAGAATTGGTAAAGGATATGAGGACCTACTGAAAGAGTGCTGCAAAACTGGGGCTCCAGACAACTGCCGCAGCAGAGGG gaggaagaactgaagaaaCATATTTATGAAACTGAAAGTGTCATGAAGACAAGCTGCGACATTTACAAGGAGAAAGGAGATTACTATTTCCAAAAcga GCTTCTCATGAGCTTCACCAAGAAGATGCCTCAGCTGACATCTGCAGAGCTGATAAAATTCACCAAGCAAATGACTACAATTGGCTCCAAATGCTGCCAGTTAAGCCAGGACAAGCTACTGCCTTGTGCCGAGGAAAAC CTGGATCTCGTGCTTGGAGAAATATGTAGAAGGCACCTGACCGATCCTATAAACCCCGGAGTTTGCCACTGCTGTAGTAGCTCCTATGCTCTCAGGAGACCATGCATGGGGAAACTAGAAATTGATGAGAATTATGTGCCCTTAACATTGACTCCTGGTCTGTTCACTTTCCACGAAGACTTGTGTACGACTGAAGAGGAAAAGTTACAGCACAAGAAGCAGGA